The following are encoded in a window of Francisella tularensis subsp. tularensis genomic DNA:
- the ppdK gene encoding pyruvate, phosphate dikinase gives MSKFVYAFSEGNKSMRDLLGGKGANLSEMLNSGLPVPDGFTVTTEACLKYYDDRQKLSNEVKEQIFAHIKDLEKRTGKTFGGGNNPLLVSVRSGARVSMPGMMDTVLNLGLNDTVAQAMVAKTNNEQFVYDSYRRFIMMFADVVMDCEKKPFDKVLEDKKAKRKVKNDCDLPAQDYKDIVTEYKKIYKDLVGKDFPTDPIEQLLAAVEAVFKSWNAERAIIYREINNISNNWGTAVNVQEMVYGNSGNNSGTGVAFTRNPSTGENELFGEYLINAQGEDVVAGIRTPAHISTLKDKMPEVFNDFVKIAKNLEKVYKDMQDMEFTIEDGKLFMLQTRNGKRTAKAALKIAVDMAKEGLITNEEAVMMVEPHLLEQLLHPKFDEKALASKRPLGSALGASPGAASGRIYFDVESLLAAKARGEEKTILVRIETSPEDIAGMNACNGILTLRGGMTSHAAVVARGMGKCCVSGLESARIDEEKKTITFERGQVFTEGDYLSLDGTKGTVYRGIIKTVDPEVTKDFEDFMKFVDSVRKLRVRCNADTYKDASIARAFGAEGIGLCRTEHMFFEEDRISYVRQMILAKDKKERQRALDKLLPVQQQDFEELFEAMDNLAVTIRFIDPPLHEFLPHEVDEIDDLAREFNISYSELEARIEALSEVNPMMGHRGCRLAVTYPEIIEMQTKAIIYAAISSKRMGIEVKPELMIPLVSTLGEFKLLSGIVREVADTILKREKIDIDYKVGVMLETPRGAIGAGMLAAAGSEFFSFGTNDLTQMTFGFSRDDANKFIKDYLEKGILSFDPFARLDIKGVGKLMQIAKEGVKAVNPNAKMGICGEHGGEPYSVGFCHDLDLDYVSCSPFRVPIARLAAAQAKIYADRR, from the coding sequence ATGTCGAAGTTTGTCTATGCCTTTAGCGAAGGTAATAAGTCTATGCGTGATTTACTAGGTGGAAAAGGTGCAAATCTTAGTGAAATGCTAAATAGTGGTCTACCTGTGCCAGATGGATTTACCGTAACTACAGAAGCATGTCTTAAGTATTATGATGATCGCCAAAAGTTAAGTAATGAAGTTAAAGAACAAATATTTGCTCATATCAAAGATTTAGAGAAAAGAACTGGTAAAACTTTTGGTGGTGGCAATAATCCTCTACTAGTATCAGTACGCTCTGGTGCAAGAGTTTCTATGCCTGGGATGATGGATACTGTCCTTAATTTAGGACTAAATGATACTGTTGCTCAAGCTATGGTAGCAAAGACAAACAATGAGCAATTTGTTTATGATAGCTATAGAAGATTCATAATGATGTTTGCAGATGTTGTTATGGATTGTGAGAAGAAACCTTTTGATAAAGTTTTAGAAGATAAAAAAGCTAAAAGAAAGGTAAAAAATGATTGTGATTTACCAGCTCAAGATTATAAAGATATAGTTACAGAATATAAGAAAATTTATAAAGATTTAGTCGGTAAGGACTTCCCTACTGATCCAATTGAGCAACTTCTGGCTGCTGTAGAAGCCGTTTTTAAATCATGGAATGCCGAGAGAGCAATCATCTATAGAGAGATAAATAATATTTCAAATAACTGGGGTACAGCTGTTAATGTCCAAGAAATGGTCTATGGTAACTCTGGTAATAATTCTGGGACAGGAGTAGCATTTACTAGAAACCCATCGACTGGTGAAAATGAGCTTTTTGGTGAATATCTAATTAATGCGCAGGGAGAAGATGTTGTAGCTGGTATCAGAACCCCAGCGCATATCTCAACTTTAAAAGATAAAATGCCAGAAGTATTTAATGACTTTGTGAAGATTGCTAAAAACTTAGAAAAAGTTTACAAAGACATGCAAGATATGGAGTTTACTATCGAAGATGGTAAGCTTTTCATGCTACAAACAAGAAATGGTAAAAGAACTGCAAAAGCAGCTTTGAAAATAGCAGTTGATATGGCTAAAGAAGGCTTAATCACAAATGAAGAAGCTGTAATGATGGTAGAGCCTCATTTATTAGAGCAACTACTACATCCTAAATTTGATGAGAAAGCTCTAGCTTCTAAACGCCCTCTTGGTTCAGCTCTAGGTGCGTCTCCAGGCGCTGCTAGTGGTAGAATATACTTTGATGTTGAATCACTACTTGCAGCAAAAGCACGTGGTGAAGAAAAAACTATTCTTGTTAGGATTGAAACCTCTCCTGAAGATATCGCGGGGATGAATGCTTGTAATGGTATCTTAACTCTACGTGGTGGTATGACATCTCATGCTGCTGTTGTTGCTCGTGGTATGGGTAAATGTTGTGTGTCTGGTTTAGAATCAGCAAGAATTGATGAAGAAAAGAAAACTATCACATTTGAGAGGGGCCAAGTATTTACAGAAGGTGATTATTTATCTCTTGATGGTACCAAAGGTACTGTCTATAGAGGTATTATTAAAACTGTAGATCCTGAAGTTACTAAAGATTTTGAAGACTTTATGAAGTTCGTCGATAGTGTACGTAAACTTCGTGTTAGATGTAATGCCGATACTTATAAAGATGCCTCAATTGCAAGAGCATTTGGCGCGGAAGGTATTGGTTTATGTCGTACTGAGCATATGTTCTTTGAGGAAGATCGTATCTCTTATGTTAGACAGATGATCCTAGCTAAAGATAAAAAAGAAAGACAAAGAGCTTTAGATAAACTACTTCCTGTACAGCAACAAGATTTTGAAGAGCTTTTTGAAGCGATGGATAATCTAGCTGTAACGATTAGATTTATCGATCCGCCTTTACATGAGTTTTTACCTCACGAGGTGGATGAGATTGATGATCTAGCTCGTGAGTTTAATATTAGCTATAGTGAACTAGAAGCACGTATTGAAGCACTTAGCGAAGTAAACCCTATGATGGGTCATCGCGGCTGTAGACTTGCTGTAACGTATCCTGAAATCATTGAGATGCAAACTAAAGCTATCATCTATGCAGCGATATCAAGTAAACGTATGGGTATAGAAGTTAAGCCAGAGCTTATGATTCCTCTAGTTAGTACTCTTGGTGAGTTTAAACTCTTAAGTGGTATTGTCAGAGAAGTTGCAGACACTATCCTAAAGCGTGAAAAAATTGATATTGATTACAAAGTTGGGGTAATGCTTGAAACTCCACGTGGTGCTATCGGCGCTGGTATGCTTGCAGCTGCTGGTAGTGAATTTTTCTCATTTGGTACAAATGATTTGACTCAGATGACTTTTGGTTTCAGTAGAGATGATGCTAATAAGTTTATTAAAGACTATCTTGAAAAAGGCATACTAAGCTTTGATCCATTTGCTAGGCTAGATATTAAAGGTGTTGGTAAACTAATGCAAATAGCCAAAGAAGGCGTCAAGGCTGTTAATCCTAATGCTAAGATGGGTATATGTGGCGAGCATGGTGGCGAACCGTATTCTGTTGGTTTCTGTCATGATTTGGATCTTGACTATGTATCTTGCTCTCCTTTTAGAGTTCCTATCGCAAGATTAGCGGCTGCTCAAGCTAAAATATATGCAGACCGGAGATAA
- a CDS encoding branched-chain amino acid transaminase gives MIDKIWKNGEIISYQDAKVGINTHSLHYGSSVFEGIRAYDTPNGIGVLKLREHMQRFMYSMNVLGMTCKYTLDELCQAVLDTVKASGKKSCYIRPLAYFAEGGVNVLPAKDHPVDITIYCIDMGKYMAADKVDIKVSKYIRIHPRSTVCDAKIGGHYVNSILASRETLGTHYHESLLLDADGFVAEGAAMNVFFVKDNEVITTPLGTILDGITRRLIIQIAKDLEYKVTERLFKVDELINADEVFFCGTATEITPVASIDDNKLKRSDYTITNQIKEVFEKLKQGQVYKEALTYI, from the coding sequence ATGATAGATAAAATTTGGAAAAATGGAGAAATTATCTCCTATCAAGATGCAAAAGTTGGTATCAATACTCACTCTTTACACTATGGTTCATCTGTATTTGAGGGTATAAGAGCATACGATACGCCTAATGGAATTGGAGTACTAAAACTAAGAGAACATATGCAAAGATTTATGTACTCAATGAATGTCTTAGGTATGACATGCAAATATACTCTTGATGAGCTATGCCAAGCTGTATTAGATACTGTCAAAGCTAGCGGTAAAAAATCATGCTATATAAGGCCTTTAGCATATTTTGCTGAAGGAGGAGTCAATGTTTTACCTGCGAAAGATCATCCTGTTGATATTACTATTTATTGTATAGATATGGGTAAATATATGGCTGCAGATAAAGTAGATATCAAAGTCAGTAAATATATTAGAATTCATCCGCGCTCAACTGTATGTGATGCAAAAATTGGCGGTCATTATGTCAATAGTATATTAGCCTCCAGGGAAACTCTTGGTACTCATTATCATGAATCTCTACTTCTTGATGCTGATGGATTTGTAGCTGAAGGTGCTGCAATGAATGTCTTTTTTGTAAAAGATAATGAAGTTATAACGACTCCTCTAGGCACGATACTAGATGGTATTACTCGAAGACTTATAATCCAGATTGCTAAGGACCTAGAATATAAAGTTACAGAACGCTTATTTAAAGTTGATGAACTAATAAATGCTGATGAAGTATTTTTCTGTGGCACAGCTACTGAAATCACTCCGGTAGCTAGTATTGATGATAATAAGTTAAAACGTTCTGACTACACAATAACAAACCAAATAAAAGAAGTCTTTGAAAAATTAAAGCAAGGACAGGTTTATAAAGAAGCTCTAACATACATATAA